The DNA sequence tccctgcgcttagaactgtacccacggaatacgcgcgatataagcctcatattgattgattgattgattgattgattgattgaaatattaacagcctgtgtgctctctgtgcactgtGCGAACGTTGTGATGACATCATTTTATAGAAGCCACTTTGCTTTTTGAAAGTCAATTCATCAAACAAGTCCAactcaagacaagacaagacaaaatctttgttatcgagggtaatagataagcaagaatatatgCTAATaatttacatccagccctcccCCTAAGATAGGAACAGAAAACAATGTAATCAAAGAACTATAATCACAGCAAACTTAACACATTATAACTGTGTATAattatacagatacaaatttgaaAATAATTGTATTGCAAGCAGTCAGGGAGTTTATGttttggtatgtgcccaagtggaggggtTTTGCTGCCCGCCCATTGAAGATAAAGAGGGGAAAATGTCTCTGCTCGCGcagcagcaagcaggatgtctctgaactgatGTCTTTTTGAAAAATTAGCAGCTTTCCAGTGCAGAGAGGGAATTtttgaaatcatttttgcaGACTCTGATTTATCGCGAAATTCCCGATCTGCACAGagagcagtcaggatgttgatctTTTACATTGTGTCCAAgctgaaggatgctcttatcccatgtaaaagcctggacacgactgtggtggtttacatgatggtttacctGATGGTTttcatgatggtttacatgatggttttcatgacggtttacatgatggtttacatgatggtttacatggtggtttacatgatggttgaCATGGTGGTTTACAAGGTGGTTTACAtgttggtttacatgatggtttaaaGATGGTTTaaagatggtttacatgatggtttgcatgatggtttacatgatggttttcatgacggtttacatgatggtttacatgatggtttacatggtggtttacatggtggtttacatgatggtttacaccagaaggaatgtacagtggaacccctcttttaagacatCACAATATGTGaaaaattcaggtcttaaaacagagggagtcttaaaacagaggtGAATGTACtggggttatgaacagaaatctGAATAAAGGCGGCGGGAGTCTTTGAAATAGGGGTCAAattacagaggtaatgaacatGAAATCTGGAAAATGAAGGTCTTAAGAAGGGGGCTCTATTGTGCAGCTTTTGAATTCCATGCACATCCCAAAGGCGTTCTGTCGAGTGTTTGTATTGTGGGATTTTCCCTGAATGGCATACATTGAAAAACGTATTTCAGGAGTTATGTTTTGAGACAACGTGGTGTGACaacatgttgttttgtcaaACAGTGCCAATGATCTCGAATTTGTGATCCTGATAAAATCACGTTTGTCAGTTAACGGTGGATGTACGTATGtacctgcgtgcgtgtgtgtgtgtgtgtgaatttgaaaaaaaattcttctCATTTTTCTCCCGAAATATATTTAAGTACACAGCAGCGAGAAGAACCAGTTATACATCGTCATGTCcatttggttggtttgttgcttttttgtcctgttttttgttagtttgttgtttgtttgtttgttcgttgttCTTTTTCGAGAGAAGGTGAGTTTTTACCATTTAAGCCATTAACTTACACTCTTTCCAAAGTTGTGAttcaacaaatgaaaaaaaatagcgTGACCTTGCCTATCATGAAACAAGGAATATGGCTGATTGTGGAGTATGGGTATTCATATTTAACgagaccgactgacagatgcTTTCGTTGAAGAATATTTACACAGACAAGAAGAgaaacagacctggggacatcAGGCACTTGACACGAGGTGGTGGGGGCATGTGGGTTGGGTTTGCTCTCCTGCCTAATATGacagtgaccccccccccccccccactacccctttaaagaccttcaAAGTCgaagaaaatcaggttttaaaaaggagagggtcttaaaatgggaaatTGACTGGGTTTGTGAACAGACGATATGAGAGATAAAGGTCTTAATAAATGGGAAATTTACTGGGTTTGTGAACAGACGATATGAGAGATAAAGGTCTTAATAAATGGGAAATTTACTGGGTTTGTGAACAGACGATATGAGAGATAAAGGTCTTAAACATGGGACATTTACTGGGTTTGTGAACAGACGATATGAGAGATAAAGGTCTTAAACATGGGACATTTACTGGGTTTGTGAACAGACGATATGAGAGATAAAGGTCTTAAACATGGaaaagtcttaaatttggggatCTTAAAagatgggttccactgtattgcagGTTGGTATGAAAAGATAAGAGTAAAGCTTCcgcccctcacccccaccccccaaacacGTGACCAGCATGTGCCTGTGCTGGAGACACACTCAAGAAAAGGTCCAAGTAGGCTTCGAGAGCAATGGCCAAGATGAAAATGTACCCCGGCCGTTCTGATCACTTGATTCGGAATGAttgatttgttggtttgttttttgtttgattgaACGACTGATTGATTTCAATGATGTCCACACTGATTGAGGtatggatgaatggatggatgaattGACAGCACTTTCTTGCATTTCCCTGTATAGTATCTTCCACTTTGAATATTCTTTCAACAATATTTTATGAAGGACTGCTCTTCCTTTGTTTTGAATGAATAAAGTCTTAACAAACACTCAGAAGTGAGTCCGTGTTGATCATTTTTTTTGCAGTCTTTGTACttctgtgtacatgtgtgtgtgtgtgtgtgtgtgtgtgtgtgtgtgtgtgtgtgtgtgtgtgtttgtgtgtgtgtgtgcgtgtgttcggaTACCTGACTTCACATTTTCCctcaaaataaaaagaaaacacaacaaccaGTTTCGgtaagtttcacattttcccgtaaGATCTGTTAGTACCCAGCACAGAGAACTACTTGACATCTACATGTAAATAGTGTGTGTTTTGATTTGCTTGTTGCTTGTGAGacacagagggagagggggggggtaaaaaaaaagggagacacatacacacataaacaaacacacacatacacagacacaaacaaacttaaacacacacatactcgcacacacacactggcacacgcacacacacacacacacacacacacacaagggcggatctgggggggggggttacacgggttacgtaaccccccccccacccccccaaaaaagaggtaatttattggctcaggatgcaccagatagctctattttgcttctttggataaaaaaaaatttcgggggggcatgcccccggacccccctagaggcttaggcgccttcggcgccgtcaacttgtatcttcgcagtcattttgtaagttcagtaaccccccctccaaagtgaattgatccgcccttgcacacacacacacacacacacaaatacacacacacacacacacacatacacacacacacacacacacacacactcactggtTTTAGCTTCACTTAGTGTGTGGGCATGCTTTACCGTCGGATTGATTGAGATTTTAACATGTATACCCTGCATGTGTATCACACCGTTCTGTGAGGTAACCGCCATGGACATTCGAGCTCTTTTTTCattggggaaagcgagctgccatacagtatggCGCTGCCCATTTTATCTTCTTCTGGAAACGTGTATTcttgtttccaagccctgagacgaTTGCTGTGAACTAGACAGAGCAGTGCTGGTTAACATGGTAGTTTGCACAAGAAGGAGGGTGTGCTCTGGAGATTCAGAGGATTATTTGCATGTTCAGTCATGATCAACAATAAAATAATGCGACACAGTTGTCAGGTTTTACAGTGGAATGGCAAGTGTCTCGGAACTGCTTGATAGAGGCCACTTTTCAGATTCCTTTTTCCGTCCTGTTAACCAATATAATTATACAATGCATATATATGTTTATGTTTTAAATTGAGAGAGTCATTTATCACATTTGTCTTTCCTTATGTTGTTTGGGGGTGCTCACAGATATGTAAGTGCTGTGTGCAAAACATTTTAGCGAAGAATGAAAAGAACATACAAAACCTCAATTTACAAGACCGTGGTCAGTTGATCATACGCATATATCTAAAACCGCAGCTGTACAATGTGGACACATGTACTTTTGAGAACTACCTATTTTACACACatgcatagacagacagacagacagacagacagacagacacacaaacacacacacacacacacacacacacactccagtCTGGCATGCAACCACTGTCATATTACACACACTTGACTAGCATACTATGTAGTCAGTCTACGATGCTGGTCGATCCCTTTCTTTATTAGGGTGGGGGTTGGAttcaaacacaaaataacaTGTATACATACCCTACAGAGACATTTTGTCCCATTTTAGTTTTCAGCGTTTGTTGTCAGGGTTATCCGACTGCTTGAAAAAAACCGTCGAGAAGGGGAAGCCTCGAATTACTCAGCATCACAAGTAGACTTCTGTTGGCATTCATGCAAAGCGCACTCATGCGTGGCTACAGGCCGTGGTTGAAATTACAGCGACGTCGCACATGTCATTCATAGTTAAGTGGAAAAGGGATCGAGCTGCACTGGgcccttaactgggcgaagttgaCTACGCGACGTATACTTCGCAAAGCAGGCCACACGGCCACACGAAGCTTTACCTCTAAAAAGTTTTTGAGAAGTCGACTTGGGGCTCAACTAAGGACCACCTCTCGGCGTCTGGTTTGCAAGTGCTGACCTGTCCGGTAAGTTAAACAACAAGACTAAAAGTGTGTGCTGTTTTCTATGATTGCATTTTCCTATACTTCACTTCCGCACGTCAAGGCTGTGTATTCACTCTTGCCGAACAGAGCAATGCTATAAACGTGCCAGGGTATTGATTTTGAACCCTCCTAGCTCAGCTTAATGACACAGTAGCACAATGCAGTGATACCATATTTGCAAGGGCCAAGGCCTCCGCGCAATGCTTCCAACCGCAAGTGTGAGTGATCTTGGCAAATCTTGTTTGATAGTTTGTGTGTGGAAAAGTTTGAACAGAGAAATGTTTTTCGAGGAAAATGTGGAAGCCGGTTTTGCCGTTTTGCTACCCTTTTTGATCGGCAGACTCAGATTATAACGACTGACAAAGCATGTATGTTTGTCTAATCTGTATGCTTAAAGGCGCATGTAGGCAGACCTTCGTTGGCGTTATTTATAGAATTGAAATGCGACAAGTGTGATTGCAGGGTGCAGTCGCGAATAGCGTGATGTTGACTAGACCGGCGTCGGTTCTATTTATTAATATGCATCGCTCAATAAGGAAATGGTTGTAACATGCAAGGTCTGAAGCAcacaaaggtgtgtgtgtgtgtgtgtgtgtgtgtgtgtgtctgtgtgtgtgtgtgtgcgtgtgtgtgtgtgtgtgtgtgtgtgtgtgtgtgtgtgtgtctgtcactttgtgtttgacTCGGTGTAtaggagagtgtgtgtgtgtgtgtgcaaagcgATTCCCAGAAGAAACACtgagtcgcgtaaggcgaaattactatatttagtcaagctgtcgaactcacggtatgaaactgaacgcactgcattttgtcaccaagacaatacagctccGTCAACCCCCGCgacaaggaaatcgctcacatTCCACGTGCataacgaagtgaaattgacaagccagaatagcgcggtagcttATTGCattaagcaggaaagcgcgcttttctatattctgttgaactttctgagcttgttttgaatacaacatataatatctttatgtttttggaatcaggaaatgatagaaaataagatgaaattatttttagatTGATTTCGTAAATTTTTAATTGTAGTAcgaattaatctattttcgttaactgtgatcacattttagagtaaacaggacatatgtatacatttttgaattcagaatttgatgaagaatacgatgcaatcaatttcaaatctgtttgcgaaaaatcgattttaatgacaactttaatgagcaaactcatcaattattttgtaagcctccgtgctgaaatgcaatactaaagtccgggctacgtcgaagattacttgaccaaaacttCAACCAATTTGAGAGCGTGACACTGCTGccttaactttcacaaaaagccggatatgacatcatcaaaaactttttttttaagtaaaaaaaaGTGTGGTGATATCAtattcaggaactctcatgtacagtttcataaagatcggtccggtagttttctctgaatctctgtacacacacacacacacacacacacacacacacacacacacacacacacacacacacacacacacacacacacacacaccacgaccctcatctcgattccccctctatgttacaacatttagtcaaaatttgactaactgtaaacaaaaaaacctaCCCCACTGATATTTTTTTGCACACTATTTTTACCGATGAATCGCATTGATTACGTCATTTCCAGTGTTAAAAACAGCTGTGGCCACAGCATAtctcaatcaaattgattgaaatttcaGTTGAACGTTCTTTGACGCGGTCCGGACtttttgggattgcatttcagcttgaaagctaaaacaaaaaactgtttgattaggcgtctctctctctcacacacacacacacacacacacacacacacacacacacacacacacacacacacacacacacacacacacacacacacacacacacaccatgctcCGTCTTTTACTATTCCAATAATGAGTTTCGATTACTCCAGGTTGTTATATATACCAGAGTGAAGCAAGATGTCAGATCAGCCGAGCATCAGGGAACACAACCAAAGACTCCTTGACAAGCTGGAACCTGGTGACATCGTGGTGTTTGAAAGACGCGTTTACGACCACCACGCTATTTACAAAGGCAAGCGTTACTGATAGGCCCAGTAAACTCAAACCTAATAGTTAATCGCTACCTTGTGAGCTGTATCAATAGTATATATGCATCCGAGACGAGTCTGTACAGCTTCCGGTGAGTCGACATTCACGGTCTCCACGTTCAAACATTGACGTGAGCACAGTTGAGTTTCCTCTTGGGAGGTAACCTTAACAAATGCATATTTCGGTCGTCAATGTTTGTCACTTGCTAAATAAGTCAGGTGTGGAACGATTATGCCAACATGAATGAAATAAGGTGCCATGCAGGTGGTGGAAAATGCTTTATATTGAAGGCAGGTACAGAACAGATGTGTGCCTTTACAAGGAACTTTACGGTACTTTGATATTTGTGTAGATGGTACATTTTTCTTCCTGTAAATGAGCAATCAACCCAATAAAACATTCAGAACCATTGCATTCCATAATAGCCGGCATGGCAGCTAAAATGGGATATGAACAGGTGTCGGGCAGGGTTTTATTATCAttgcaaatccaaaaacaaagagactgccaacgttccaaacttcagaataaaagaacaagaagggtAAGTTTTGGAACGTTGTTATGGACAAAATTATGTTACAATCACAAAATTTAATATATGGAcacaattatatatatatattaaaataTGTAACgtcattttgtcaataacaacgttccaacaacttacctttcttgttttattttttaaattttttatcaTTATAGCGTTTTGTCATTTACCAACTGCTTTTTGTATTATTTTGTCCATTTTAAGGTGATGGGAAGGTGATACATCGGGCAGGAGATGACGGGGCCAGTGGATGGAGTCATCACAATTCCACGTGCAGTGGTTATGGAGTGCTGTCGGACAAGTCGAAAATTCAAGAGGGCGATTTTTGGAAAGTTGCCAATGGATGCAGGGCGCGGAACAACAACGCGGAACTTGACTGCAAATACCCGTGAGATTTCTTTTGTATGTCGGCACTCTTATTGTCTTGTTTTCGCACCTTTAAATCCATCTGGCGGATTCATTTTAGGGGTGGGGGAccaaggggagggggggggtgttacaaaCCTATTCATTCCTTTCTTGACGTGTCCAGATTCTCCAAGTAGTGGGGCGGGCTGTTCatcacaccttttttttctttttctgttttaaatcatcGATTGAACGTTTAATCATTCACATTTATGTCTTATTCACCTATGTCTATGTGTatgaaaagtaaaaaaaataatgtcaatACGTTGGCATACGTTCAAATACAGCATCAACATTCTAAATTGGACTTATGCATAACGTATTCATAGCGTACGtctgccttttttttttggggggggggggggaggggaataTATATAAAGACAAGTTTACAAATATACCTTGTCACGTATATACAATAAAGGTACATTTAACATACATTTATATGGGCGAAGGTTTGTgaacaggtaaggggtgtaagaaggagagagagagagagagagagagagagagagagagagagagagagagagagagaaagagagagattgattaattaattaatcatttaattgattaattaaactttattacagaaggatggagattttaggcattgcctagagagagagagagagagagagagagagagagagagagagagagagagagagacagagagagagagagagagagagagagagagagagagagagagagagagagagagagagagagatggtggtggTCTGAGTAATTGTTATTGAGTACAGgttcaattaaaacaaaacgggctTGTGAACATAGACGGCCTTTAAACTAGACACGTATAATAGGagacaaaaaacacaacaaaaaacccaGGATCAATCAAAAATGATCCTTGTACTTGTTCCAATCAGCATCAAATTGTTGAATATTGCTACTAATGAAGGCGTTATATCTTTCTATTCTAAATCGTTGTTGTACAATTTTCTTAACAATATCAATGTGTGGCAGCATGTCTTTCAGTCTTGCGGTATACATATATTTTGCTAGCAACAAGATCAAATCAAAAACCCTGTCTGTATGTACAGCCTCTTTACAACCAAACATAATAAATTCTTTTGATAAAATCAACTGTGCACAGTGTGAAATTGTTTCCTGCAGCCACTAAAAAACCTCTCCAAAAAAACTGTACTGTCCCAGAAGAAATGATCGaaactgtcttcttctttaCAGAAGAAACACAGAGTCTACAATTGTTTTCAAAAACAACAGACGCCTTGTTGGAATAATTCTGTATACAATTCTGTATTGTAACCACCGCAATCTAGTATCAATAGTTGTGTTTATAACTTGTGAAAAGACAGTTGTCTTATCCAGATTAATATTCATTTTTTGTGACCATTTCTTAATTGATTTTAATGGACCATGATTATAAACCAACTTCTTATCACAAATCTTTGAATCAGATTACAAAACAAGTTTACATGACAACATTTCGGACAacacataattattttcaaaatctaTATTTGATTTGATACAGAATAAAATTTACAGATGTATATGAGGATAAGCTATCTTGAAATCTTCATAAGGCAAGTAGCCATTTGGTCCAAGCAGATGCCCTATTGAGACAACTCCATTCTCAATCCagtttgaaataaaaataatcttTTTGTCTCGACAGACATGGACATTGAAATGCAGTGGCTCTGAGATAAATTCATCAACAGTCTGAGGCACACATTTGCAGACAAATTGTTTATAATGCTTAAATACATCAAACCAAAAAGGGTTCTTTACTttatgcatcaaaacatttgcaaattccccACCTCTGTATTCCACACAACAAACCAGGGGACAAATTATCTTCAAAATATGTACAATCTTCCCAGTATTCAACAAAATTCTTTTTAACCATGTCAATTTTAAAACAGCTAAGTAAAAATAGACATCCACCATCTTCAGTCCACCATTTTCATATGGCTGTACaactatttttcttttaattttatctggTTTTTCATCCCATAAAAAAGAATAGAGCAGTTTATTCAATTCATCGAGAAAATGTTTCTCAGGATCTGGTAAATTCAAAAATAGGTGAGTTAATCTTGACATAACCAGTGTCTTTATAACTGTTACTTTACCGAATGGTGTAAGATTTCTCTTTGACCACATATTTAAATACCTCCGAATTTCTTGGAACTTGTTTTCATAATTTATGTTCACTATTTCCTCCACTTTCACTGAAAAAATGTATGCCGAGCACTCTAAATGCTTGGGTTTTACTTCAAATTTAATTCTGGCATAAATTTAACATTTGATTTTTTAACGACCCTATCCACACAGTAGCAGATTTTTTCATAATGTATCGTAAGTCCAGATAATAAtgcaaaatgttttaacacttTAATGCAGGAACAGAAAGATTCTTTGGTACCATCTAGAAAAAAggttgtgtcatctgcaaactgcGATTGGAGAATTTCTCTATCTCCAACCTGGATTCCATGTATATTCTCATTCTGACGAATCATAATAGACAAAATCTCCGCACAAAGAAGGTATAAATACGGTGACAGAGAATTTCCCTGCCCGGTACCATGCTCTACACTTAACCACTTGGAATATTGACCATTCACACTGACCGCAAGATTTAAATTAATATtacaataaaaagaaaaatccaTCATCTTATGTCATCCCCAAAATGTATTGTTTTAAGGGATTTTTCAATAAAAGGCCATGTGATACTATCGAACGCCTTCGCAAAATCGACCATGAAAAACAGTCCGGGTATATTATTTTTGTCAGTATTAAAATAACGTGTCATATAACAGTCAAATGTTATCTCCAAAAAATCTCCCCTTCAGAAAACCAGTTTGATCCTCATGAATAAGTTTTAGTAAAACAGTCTGAATTCTTTCTGCTATGCAAGATGATGCTATCTTATATACTGTATTTAACAATGTAATTAGTCTCCAATTCTTCAAATATCTTATATCTTTATCATCTTTAGGAATGCATGTGATAATACCTTGACGTTGAGTCACAGACATCTCTCTCTAAAGAGATAAATTAAACTAGCCTTGCTCTGCGAAGTAGACTGATTCACCCCTCCCCCTATCACACTCTGGTATTTGTTGCATTTACTAAAAAATAACATACCACACAATAAAAAACACAGTACAATAAACGAACagaatcacatacacacacaaaacggcaGACTTTATGGGCAATTGCAAATTGATTGAAGGGCTGACATAACAAACAATGTTTTGGGAACACTATATAACACTCATTAATTTCTACACTGCAAATTGAGTGGTTTTTACGTTCAGTCAACGGATTTGTATGAACATTGATGCATGCATTTGGAGCGTATTTGCTTGTGTTGCTTTTGTCCGATTTTTGGTAGCGCTATATTTGTCCGTTTTCAAAAGTCGCGGCCGCACTGTCACGGCCACATGATTTTATCAACTTCATTGACAATCTTTGACTCGGTCTGGACTATggaattacatttcagcttggtgccTTAAATATTCGTTTATGAAATGTTCATTGTGTTACATGTATTGACTGAATGGTTCAACACGCttcagtgtttttgtgtggtgtttttCAACAATGAATCTATGGTCTCTGTCTGTTTTATGGGCAGTTCTTCTGCCTTTTGGGCAATTGTCACTGAACAGCTGCCTTTCCATGCTTCAGAATATCATCTGTTGTTTCTGCTTTATACAGACCCAGAGAGCCGAAAGACATAATAAAAGCAGCAGAAGCCAGGATAGGAAAACGGGAGGGATTCAACCTGTTCAACAACAACTGTGAGACTTTCGTCAATGAATGCCGCTACGGTAAATCCGAGAGTGCTCAGGGTGATCTTGCAGAGTTATGTTTGACTGCTGGTGTAACCACTGTGGTTGTATGGGTTGCGGCTCTGATTGGTCGCTTTGTGTCCAGGAATAGAAttgagaaaaataaaacaacacagtgattctaccaacaacaacaaaagttgcCTTTGTTTGTATCTGACCAAAATAATTGTTGTAACCTTCACAATAGAATCAGAGTAATTTTACCTGATAATCTAGGGTTTGGAATTCTGAAATTGAAAACATTCAAgctgtaaaacaaacaaacaaacaaacaaacaaacacccaaacacccaaagcaacaaacaaaaaacgacaGTTTTTAAAGTGAATGTCACACGTTGCAATgcctaaaagatcaatatatacaGTCGTGGTTATATGAATTAAGTGCAAAAGAAACCTGTTTCAATGATAGATTGTTTAAAGATACGTGTACATTCACAATTGAACATTATTTGAACATGTTACAATTCAgaacattaaatcataaattgccAATTCAGAAAGGCAGAATATTAAATATACCCCATTACGAAAGATTATGTCTTAAATGCCAGTCTGGAGAACTAGGAGATGAATTTCAGAAGATATTTCAGGGAATTTGTTTTTGAACATTTGAGAGATAAAAAGCTTCCACCAGTGTATTTTCGGAGAAATTCAAACGCAGTCAAATTCAAACATTTATTTTAATTCATATaaaacgaaagttattgaaCTTGGTATATTTTATTAAGTATATTATAAAACAATTCTGACTATTTTACCTCTTTTattcaaaaaaattaaataatccTGTCTTGTTAACACATGTGTGATCATCATTAATTAGTTATTTCAATTTGACCCATTTCTGGTTATTCATTAAAAGTGTCGTGTCCCATTATCACGTttctttcgtttttgtttttattgtatttctttttcaaattcatgtaacccttggatcaaaaataaataaatattgcCGTGCCTTACCTTAAAAACGTTGTGTGCACAGAAGGCGAATCTCGTTATGGAACAATGTTGATATTGCAACTGTTATTAACATTgctctgtatgca is a window from the Littorina saxatilis isolate snail1 linkage group LG10, US_GU_Lsax_2.0, whole genome shotgun sequence genome containing:
- the LOC138978429 gene encoding phospholipase A and acyltransferase 3-like; its protein translation is MSDQPSIREHNQRLLDKLEPGDIVVFERRVYDHHAIYKGDGKVIHRAGDDGASGWSHHNSTCSGYGVLSDKSKIQEGDFWKVANGCRARNNNAELDCKYPPREPKDIIKAAEARIGKREGFNLFNNNCETFVNECRYGKSESAQGDLAELCLTAGVTTVVVWVAALIGRFVSRNRIEKNKTTQ